gaggccaaatggactgtattgcaattgacctatctaaggcatttgatagggtagatcatggaagactactggaaaaaatgaggctattggactagaaaaaagagtgattgaatgggtggctatatttctagaaaatagaactcagagaattagagtaggcgaagccttatctgaccgtgtaataattaagtggggaattcctcaaggcagtattattggacctttatattttcttatatatatcaatgatatgtgtaaagaaatggaatcagagataaggctgtttgcagatgatgttattctgtacagagtaataaataaattacaagattgtgagcgggtGCAGgctgaccttgataatgttgtgagatggacggtggacaatggtgatgataaacggggttaaaagtcaggttgtgagtttcacaaatatgaaaagtccactcagttttaattactgtgttgatggggtgaaagttccttttggggattgttgtaagtacctaggtgttaatataagaaaagacctccattggggtaatcatataaatatgattgttaataaaggatacagatctctgcacatggttatgaggttatttaggggttgtagtaaggatgtaaaggggagggcatataagtctctggttagaccccaactagagtatggttccagtgtatgagaccttcaccaggattacttgattcaagaagtggaaagaatccaaagaaatgcagctcgatttgttctgggtgatttccaacaaaagagtggcgttacaagaatgttgcaaagtttgggctgggaagacttgggagaaaggagacgagctgcttgactaagtggtttgttccgagctgtcagtggagaaatggcgtgggaggacatgagtagatgaataagttttagtggtgtcttcaaaagtaggaaagatcacaatatgaagatagagttggaattcaaggggacaaattggggaaaatatttctttataggaaggggagttagggattggaataacttaccaagggagattttgaatcaatttccaatttctttgcgatcatttaagaaaaggctaggaaaacaacagatggggaatctgccacctgggcgactgcctaaatgcaggtcagtagtgattgatacatacagggtagcattattaatggaagtaatgaaatcaaccctgaaattaataacagactaagtaaaggtacaacattttatcatcaaggcTAAGAACTtatatgggatgacaaagtacctaagataacgaaattaacattatataaacagtatttcataccaattgtaacatatggactagaaacactggtaactaataagagacaagatagtaagatccaagcactagaaatgaaatttttaagaacatcagttaaaaagacaagaagagatagaattcaaaatattaaaatcagagaagagctgaatatagaaccgttagtacagaacatacagaaagcaagactgaaatggttcggacatgtaaaatgaatgggaaaggaatgggtaggaagaagggaattggaaagagaagttaagggaaagagaccagttggaagaccaagaaggtggatggatcagattttgaaggacattagagaagctggattggatgtggcagaagtaatggagcatgAAAAGTGGAatgacagaaaggagtggaggaggcttgtaaaccacatctgggcgactggagtgggacattgatgatgatgatgatgatgatgatgacttattgAATATTAAAAGCTGACTTCTTAATGAAGCTGAAGTAGAACACCTGTAAAACAATGGAGGAGTTTAAATCTTATTAAAACACACTGCAAACCTAAGAGAAGATATTTATTGTTGACTAGAAATCATTGTCAACCGAATTTGAGGCTTTGAACTTATGAAAGCTACAAAATGTGTTTGAGAGAATGAAACTGCAACATTCACATGCAGCAAGCAGTCGTTAACTGACTTTTTACAGCTTCTATCAGTTAATCATCACCCTCGTCCCACAGAGACAAGAATTTTCAATAGAGTTCACGTCCTTAACTGGAAAAATAaaagtacagagggaaaagatatTAGCTATACTGGGGGATTattggattaagggtagattattaaaagccaTCAAAGGCATTTACATTGACaatcgggctgcagtgagaattgatggtagaatgagttcttggtttaaggaACTTAAGACTGTAATCATACATGTTTACATAGATCATCCAATGAGAGGTAGAATGTGGGAGGGAGGGattgattcagttaggtggaagtgtagtaagcagtttggcgtatgccaatgacttggtcttaatggcagactgtgctgaaagcctgcaatctaataccttggaactgAAAAAAATAGGTGCAAGATATGAAAATTAGCGTTTCCAAGAcgtaagtgatgtcagtaggtaagaaacctaagaacaGCAGCGagagaaattgaatcaaggtgcagtaaagctaatgcagtgagcttgcagttgctatcagcagtattgcctcacttcgactactgtgatgccgtgtacaacgacctgactactacttaaaaagtttttcctatcatcctttctcagttcaatacggacaaaaatgaaattcctaggtttaaactgactactactcttaacgacaaactacaacgcgcgcaaaacgcctgtgttcgctatatatgtgacctacgttactttgaccatgttacacctgcctatgatgagctcggttggctaaaactcaaacagcgccgtaatcttcatgctttatgccttcttcgtcaaatactctcctcatgcacacctccctacttgtacagtcaatttcaccacctctcatccaatcacagttttggaacacggtcaaaatttgatgcactcttatctattccacctcaccgcaccacacgatacacaaactcatttgttatttcttcagcacgacaatggaatgcactacccgtctctgtcagaggagcctcacctgctagttttaggcaactttgtcaccgctacctactaagtaatgctatggaaatattgtagatttagccttcctcaaactatagactttatataatcccactgttattaccaaggataatagaaattagctaatcatgtcataattgtgtaaataataatcatcatcatcatcatcatcatcatcatcatcatcattctcctattttttccttttttaaatcataatattgtattgtttagtagttgcaagatgtttcaattgtaagtgtacttatttcaattttgcacatgtagaaactgtattttctggttagatggaagagagggcctaatggccttaatcttgccagacaaaataaatcgtattgtattgtattgtattgtattgtattgtattctgtaagaaatatgtcaactcctggatgaaactatcatTACACTGGTCTGTTTCTGGACCAAATTTGCTGTACagtagtgaaagctgggttgactcaggatgtATTATTCAtcaattagaagtaacagatatgaaagtagcatgaattattgctgatacaaacaggtgggaacaatgtcaggagggtacacAGAATGAGGATGTAAGGGCTacgataggaatgaactcgatggatgaagctgtacgcataaacaggcgtCCGTGGTGGGGTTATatgaagtgaatggaggaggataatggactccgtctggaggataagagaagaagtgatcaagatgacaatggttgaactcagtttgtaattatttaaagataagaggtatggagccggccccgtggtgtagggggtagcgtgcctgcctcttacccggaggtcccggattcgattcctggccagatcagagatttttacctggacctgagggctggttcgtggtccactcagcctacgtgattagaattgaggagctatctgatggtgagatagcggccccaatccagaaagccaagaataacggctgagaggattcattgtgctgaccacacgacacgtcgtaatctgcaggccttcgggctgagcagcggtcgcttggtaggccaaggcccttcaagggctgtagtgccatggggtttggtttggtaagaggtatggaattaaacaaggccacagagGTAGTTATAAATGGAGGATTGTAGagatatttaataaattcacagaggcttgcagtctgaatgctgaaaggcattatGTCTACCTCTGAATTGCAGGAATTTTTAAGCCTTTTCTTTCACAGTATCGATTATCTAGAAGTTTTAAACTAACGCTGGAGTATAGCTTTTGTGTGCACGTCCATTATTGAGAGTGTCTGTTATTTAGAAATAACTGTATAATTTTAAAACGTGTATTTCTGCCAGGGAATTATGAAGTGTCCATTATTTAGAATTGTCCATTATTCAGAGATGTATGTTATGAGAAGTTCTACTGTACAAACGTATTAGCTCTGTGAACTTTTAAACTGTTACCGGTATTTAgatctgtttattttctttttgtactcTGAAGTCCTGGCTTGCTCTCTGATGTTATGTTTGCACAGGTATTCATATTTGTAAATTATAACAGCTAGTATTGAGAGAGGTGATAAATAAGTTTAGTGTGAAACCCTTACATTCAGGATATCCACTTTTAGTACCAGGATATATCTATCTTTGGAAAAACTTCAGTTATTCATCTGATGCTAGACTAGTGATTGAATGAATCCTTTATCTTGGCTGTTCTTGGTGTGTTACAGGAATATATCTTGTGCTCCTGATACGTCTCAGATCACACCTTTTGAAAGTGATTGCTCAGTTAATAAGAtagatatagaagaagaagaagaaattgaatatCATCTACCAGAAGTAGTAACTCCAGGATGTGATGACACGCAGACAGTGGTGCGATACCTGACAGCTGTGGATCAGCCTCAGAAAAAATGTACAGACCCACTGGATATGTTCTTTGCCAGCATGTGTGAGACTACCAAGAGGCTGCCACCTCCATATCAGAACACAATCAAGAGGGAGCTATTCCAGGTTGTGATGCAGGCAGAGGAGCAGCATCAGTTAGAACAGACTTCTCCCCTACAGTACAGCTCCCGGAATGCCATGCCCTGGAATCCTCCGACAAGCTCAACTGACTTGGAGGATAGTGCAACTCCATCCTTTACTGATGGCAGTGTTCATGTTCTCAAAGTGGTCAATATTCCTGTCCAGAGAGGTGCTTCAGAACGAGACTGCTTAATATGAAATTTGAAAGACGAGTTAATTTTGTATCTTGTTTGTGTGGTGGAAACAAGTTACTAATTGTGTCTGGCATTATTCTACGTActgtagagtctcgattatccaagTTAATATGGACCAAGACTACGTTGGGTAAAAGGTTGATTGGGAGAACTTCACTACCTGCTGACCACCCTAAATAGCATAATAATGAAGTTTAAATAGTGGAAATATTAATTCAGCATTCAGGTAGAATGCGCTGCTGTCACCCAACTTCAGCTTGTTAATAGATCGCGGCCAtgacctgggagcttacgcccccagATCCGCTTTACTTACTCCTCTCACACTGAcagattccgttaccaacccgtgcATAATAGAAACACAAGTAAATAAAATCTGTAAAGGAGAATATTTGGTATGAAACTTGCTGTAATGCAGGGAGGGTACAACTTGCTAGCAGAATATTGAAATGCAATTTAAGCTTTATAATAGGGGTGAGAGGTTTTGGTAGAAGACACCGCAGAACAACAAAGTAATCAATTTCATATAATAACTATTTAAAGTCACCaaaaaaaaagtgtatttcctGTCCATTAACATACCAACGACATTGACCACTGCCTTCAACTCGGTGATAACCTGTAAAAGCTATGTGATTCTTGTTCATACTTAATTTTATATTATGCCCACACCTTTCACAAAGTCTGTACTTGAAATCAACTCATGTCATTGATAAAACTGATAAATTGCAGAAATCATTCTTATAATTAAAGGAAAAATTGCTAGCGTTCACAACACGGCCTTTACACACAGCCATATCAATAACCAAGCAAGCAAACACCAACAGGGATAATGAATAAACTATACACTCAGGGGACCTAACAATGTGCTGTTCATACATACCGCGTCTAGATGTCTGTGCTACAAGTGGTGACCACTGGTGTTGATGTTGATCAGTGTTGTTACTGAAAACTGATTAGAAATTAGACAGTCCCTTTACTCATTACACGAAAAAGAAGGAACAAATCAAGTTAAAATGAACTCTAGGTATTTAAAAATATGGTATGTATACATTTAAAAAAACCCAATAAACAATACTGTATGTATCAAATAATTAAGCTTATATTTTCGTTAGCCTTTAACAGTCTTCAGATTGATTATGCTGCCTCACTTTTTTGCCATCATATTGCGCAGACAACGCAGCATCCTAATGTCGGACAGTGATACATCATCTTGCTGTCCTGAATAGAGCAGTCACTGTCTTTTTGACCACAGTCAAACCATCAATATGTCAGATTTTGCTTTCTACATTGTTTATGTCATAATTTTTATCTTGGAATACTAAGCTGATAATGGCTCCATCAGTTAATTCATACTGTTCATCATACCACTACATGTTTTCTTTTCCCACTCATTTGACCGACAGCCAACACAGTGATTACAGCGCTGACAAATGAAAATGTGAAACAGCAATTTGATAGCGGTTTATGACAAATGACTGAGCCACAAAACAATGGAATCATTGCAATGCACGTTCAATTTGATACTGATTAGAAGAGAGTGGTTGAACTCAAGCTGTGAAATAATTGAATTGTTtggcattattttatttttttggacCAAGCTTGGATAACACGGAACCTTGgttaatcgagactctactgtacttgtgCCCAGTTCCTCTCCTTAATCTCTCCTATTTGATCACCCTTCCTCAATTTGAGTTCTATTCCAATATTGACAGTGTTCCATTTACTGCACCTGTCTTTCACGCTCCTTTCTTTTCTTTGCCTGATACTCTCATTTTTGAGGAGTTATAACTGTTCACTGTTCTTTTTCTCTTTTGAGCCATGAAGCTAATGATCTTAATGTTGATGCCCTTGGATCATGATCAGAATATAATGTTTGTGTTGTAATTATAGTTTCATGTTTGAAAATCGTACACCTGTTATAAATTATTTGATCAAATGATAACTGTTATGTCTAGTTTCCAAGGAAGTAAAAGGGCTGAAAATTTCTTTGTTTGTACCTGCAGACAGTAAGTTAAGTTTTAAAGTCTATACATGGCTAGTACTGAAGTAAAATGAGAAATTTCCCAGATTATTGGCTGTGTCTAATTGGATTACATTCCTCACTTTATAAGATTTTAATGGCTGAAATATTTAAACATGGTTTGACCTACTTCCCCTCCCCAACAATTAACATTTCCACTCCAGGAAACCAAGAGTAGGCACGTGGCCTCAGGGGCGGGTGCTTAACCTAGGCTGAAATAATCAGTTAGAGTTCCTCGGACACAGGCTATCAGACTGTTTCCACAGCCATGACAAGTGAGGCTCTTGATCTTAAACTTGAATCAAAATGAGCAAcctttattcaaatattaataatgaacACTGCAAAAAGAGCCATTAGCTATACCAAAAATGTATCATCCAGAATACAGAATCATGGAAGAAAAAGGTGGGTGTATTTTTAAGGGCAATAACTAACATAATAGGGCTTAAGAATCGGGGGAACTTCTACAAAGGGTTCAAAACTTTATTTACCTATAAAACTTGAGTTTTTATATGTACAGATATACTTGTTTGTATACCCACTTCAGATATGTAATCTGCTTTATGGATGAATAAAATATAGAGAGAAGGACACTAAGGATACATACACATAGGAGTTTAGAATGACAGAAAAAATATAATTTGACATTATGTCATCAGCAGGCAGAAAGAACTAAGAATTCTGTGCAAGATGACACTATATACTGGCAGAGAATCTGAATGGGATAAGTACAATGCTGAAGTGCTGAAGGTAACAAGGAGAGAGAGATTAGTGACAGATGGGCAGGTAGAAGTATAAGAGTACGTACCAGCCTATTATGGCATACATATTAGATATGATTTTCCTCTCTGATTTATGATGGTATTTTATCTAATACTATATTTAGTGACTAATAGGGACAATTCTAAATTCCAGCCAGCTTAAATTAAATTCTTTTGCACCATAGTACTGAAGTCCAggaatcaatcaaatcaaatcaatcaatactgacctgcatttagggcagtcacccaggtggcagattccctatctgttgctttcctagccttttcctaaatgatttcaaagaaattggaaatttattgaacatctcccttggtaagttattccaatccctaactccccttactataaatgaatatttgccccagtttgtcctcttgaattccaactttatcttcatattgtggtctttcctacttttataaacaccattcaaacttattggtctactaatgtcattccacgccatctctccgcagacagctcggaacataccacttataataccaatatgagcccaccctagcacacgagggcgaaatgctggcaaccaagaatgagttagctggaaaatttataatgtccaataacggaccatttatattggtattataaatttactcattcaggacaaatatttctgattccctatgggaatcaacatctatatcaacataccacttagtcgagcagctcttctttctctcaattcttcccaacccaaacatgcaacatttttgtaacgctactcttttgtcggaaatcaccaagaacaaatcaagctgcttttctttgaattttttccagttcttgaatcaggtaatcctggtgagggtcccataaactggaaccatactctagttggggtcttaccagagacttatatgcactctcctttacatccttactacaacccctaaacaccctcataaccatgtgcagagacctgtaccctttatttacaatcccatttatgtgattaccccaatgaagatctttccttatattaacacctagatacttacaatgatccccaaaaggaactttcaccccatcaacgcagtaattaaaact
This window of the Anabrus simplex isolate iqAnaSimp1 chromosome 8, ASM4041472v1, whole genome shotgun sequence genome carries:
- the LOC136878730 gene encoding uncharacterized protein; this translates as MGPLRRSKGSMDQLIKEVRSHPCLYDKTLEIYKDTNAKEKAWSSIGQALQQDPKILKVEWKKLRDCFREALKREKRCLNDQPDRTFAQWKYRTEMEFILPFMNSRENISCAPDTSQITPFESDCSVNKIDIEEEEEIEYHLPEVVTPGCDDTQTVVRYLTAVDQPQKKCTDPLDMFFASMCETTKRLPPPYQNTIKRELFQVVMQAEEQHQLEQTSPLQYSSRNAMPWNPPTSSTDLEDSATPSFTDGSVHVLKVVNIPVQRGASERDCLI